The sequence below is a genomic window from Gossypium hirsutum isolate 1008001.06 chromosome A11, Gossypium_hirsutum_v2.1, whole genome shotgun sequence.
ccctaaactttcacatttttacaatttagtccttattacaaaaaatcacaaattcatgaaattcaagactaacccatgctatctgaattaccattatacccctaacagtccatattttccatttatttcacatttctaccacaaaatttacacatttctcaatttaatccctattttgcatttttctcaaaaaccacttaacaaaacttgtatatctattaacaagcattcataatctatcaagaaacttcaaaacacatgcttattcatcaatggaaaattttaaaatctttaacatttttacaaaatagtctctcggctagctagtactagttacaacaattacaaaaacatagaaatcattaaaaaaccgagtcaaaatcacttaccaatttagCCTTAAAGTGACCGAACCCTAAATTCTTAAAAATGGCTTCCTCCCTTCTTGATTTtcggttgaagaagaagaagaaaaaagatgataatttattttatgttaatttacttaagttaatacataatttactattttaaccttattataaaccaTTTAATATCATCCAAATAATGTCCATTTATGTCCACTAAtgctattaatggtctaattgcaagataaggaccttaactttaaggttctatagctattagacacctttagctaatagaacaacacttttgcactttacacgatttagttatttttatcaaattgaccattcaaacgataaaatttctaaacgaaattttcacacaaacatataaTCATGCTgtcaacattaaaataataataaaataagtattttgacctcatatttgtgattccaaaaccactgttcctatttgactaaaaacaggttgttacattaTCATATCATCTCAACATTTTCATGCCATGTTAAGAGTTATATGttcattgaatcattgaattccgatggatgcttaagtagtacactcgaagtgtatgACTCAATAATCAATCAATATCTTATTCAATGGTACCTATTAGgacacttaaccaagaaacactctctcgagccacatatcgtataacaggattaccagcccaggctaaatcctttatataacgtaagcTCAGAGGAGCTCGAttcggattaccagtccaggttaaaccCTAATCATAGTGTATGCTCGAAaggtattatatcgggattacccatccgtgctaaatcctttctatatcaaggtcaatgggattactcgtccgagctaaatcccgtctgcAACAAATACAAGACCTTATTAGTTTCGGGAAAGTGCATATAATCATcggaattcaacattcaatcgggacttaacccctttatcaccattttaagcattatatcaaaatttccataagcacatcaatataaatcacattaaatacaaacacaacattcaattaacataattacatgctcaattaagttacacaaacttacatcGACTCTTGTTCGCATATAAAGTCTACTAATCcgtaacctttttcttttctttgatctaacctcgaattagtgttgttcggatctatataaatgaatttaaccatcaatttcacacatttcatatttaaatggacttaaTTTACATCctagacaaaattaccattttacccctaactttttcataaattctgattttgtccctaggcccggaaaatgaaacttgtgcaaattactccctattccaagcatAACCAAAgtcccattacaaattttccagtacatgtattcataaaatttcaaaaaaatttatcaaattttacaacttttcattttagttcctaaatcatgttttcatcaaaaatcattttgtaaaagttgtttatctgtcaataatctttcattttctatcataaatttctaatttctagcatatacatccatgacccattttcataccttgataacttttcaaattgatccctcaaatagagagattaagctatcctggtttcaaaaataccaaaattactaaaaacgggacaatgaACTATCttggtttcaaaaataccaaaattactaaaaacgggacaaggaaacttactcaattaggccttgaaagtttcttttttctcacctagggtttccatgtgttttaggttgaagatgacttaaaataagatgatttcttttatcatctttttaattaattaagtattttgttattttcaatttaatccttgccctttttctatatttccatggatgagtcatcaagaaaaatctacatacttttcttaatggtctaattaccatataaggacctctagttttgaattccatagctatttaatccttatagatactagaatttaactttcatattttatgtgatttagtccttctcgtaattaaacacttaatcgataaaattttgtataaacattttcacacgacatgcctattataatacgaaccatataatgaaataaaaataaaccttatttttgggtcagatttgtggtcctgaaaccacagttccgatttcattgaaaaatgggttgttacactgtTCGTTTTTTAAAAGGAAGAGAAAAATGATTCTCTTAAATTCATGGACCTCGAGTGGCCAAGCCTTGTCGGCGATGGCCTTGAGAGAAATAATTGATTAGTTCCTCATAGATAGCTTTACCTATGAGTGAGAATTTTTGAACCTTACTACTTAGGGCATCATCCAAGTGGAGATCATGGATTTCTAATTTGTATGCATATCCCCTCCCCTAATGGTGTTTAAATTGTTATCGATAGCCGTAAGAGCCTAAATAATCTATTGAGAGAGAGAGTGAGAGTGAGTGAGAGAGAGTGAGTGTGtgagtgagagagagagagaaagaaagagagagaccACTCATGGATATGAGAAGCTTATTTAGAAATATAAAAGAGAGATTGAGTTTAAGTGTTTTATTACACATTTTCTACATACTAAAATAATCTATTGGatttaaagattaattttttttatttttacttattaaacatattttttattttaacaaaaaaacacAAATGTGTAAACTATTGTTATACCTCTTCCTCTACAATGACACATGGTAGAATAAGGAATGGCTTGGTGAGAACCCAAACCGAGGCCCACTGGTGTCTTTCATCAAATATCCTTCATGGTAACCCTTGTTGGTTTATGTGTGACCAGCCATCCACTTTTGGCTTCCAAAGGAGACTATCGATGAACCACGAAGGTATAACAATCTTCGAAACAAGAATGTCAGAGTAAGATTACACAGTGTTATACTTGACGACAACTGACATGTAATAGACCTGCCATCTAGCCAACCAGACGAGTAACCTACCATCTGTACTATTAGGGATGTGGCACTATCAAACAAGATGACTTCCCTTGTATTTACCACATTATATGAAACACCAATAATCCCTCTTCTTCCTCCAAAGTATCCTTAATCACCTAGCATTCTCTCCTCTCCCTTTTTCCATCTTCGTAGTCTCTTGCTTTGGCTTTGCCCATGATAGGTGAATCAACCTCCTTAGAACTACCACACCACTTtctttagagaaattattttatggccATTTCCATCACAATATCCATGGTCTCACCCAGTTAAAAAAAGACACACTatctttgatttgaaattttagtccaaATATACATCCAAtgtgaaaaaaaaaggtgattgtatcttttcttttcttttctttttattgaaaGAAACCATAAATAAGTTATCTTTTTCCTATTTTCTCTTCATTGATTCCCTCCATCAACAAAGCTATACTCAaaacaaatacatatatttatatatatatatttatgaaatcatATGATTCACGTGGTTCGTAGTAATAGCACTGTCAATCaaataaaatttctcatataaACCTttctaatataaaaatttaaaaatattaaaaactataaaaagaaaaagttatgTATGAATATTTTACGCACATGTAAGAAGGTACTTTATATAACGACAGAGAATCCAATAATTGCTTTGCTTAGGGCTTAGAAGTCCGCTAGAAAGTAACTGCTAATATCTTCGGTTTGATCTCTTGTAGTTAGAGCAAGGGACTAAGTTATCTGCATTTTGGCCCCGATATCCACCCTTGGCGGGAAGTGGAAGTGGCAGACATGGGGAGGGCTCCTTGTTGCGAAAAAGTTGGGCTGAAGAAGGGGAGATGGACGGCGGAAGAGGATGAGATTTTGACTAAGTATATTCAAACTCATGGAGAAGGCTCCTGGAGATCATTGCCCAAGAATGCAGGTATATACAACCAGACCTTCTTCCTCCATTTTTTCTGTTACTCGGTCATGCTCATGTTTTTGGGTTGCATATCGATCGTGTACGGTTCGACTTTCCAAGGATTACTAAGGTGTGGGAAGAGTTGCAGACTAAGGTGGGCTAATTACTTGAGAGCTGATTTGAAGAGAGGGAACTTTACAGGTGAAGAGGACGAACTTATCATTAAATTGCATCAATCCTTGGGAAATAGGTTAGTGGTGGCATTTCCCCCGCTTTGCTCTTCTTTTCATGTGCCATGGTGAAACCATAAATTATTAAGAGGCTGCGATAGTGCGATTAAAgtatatatttttgaaacattcaacaaatttattaattatttgtgtttGAAGGAGCTAAAGACGAAAACCCCTACCCTGGTCCGCTCCTCTCTACCCCCCCCCCACCCAAACAATCCTAGATGCCAGAAAATTGTGTTTGTCAGTGTGTAAATACCCCATTTCTTATAATAAACATACGTAGACTACAGTAAAGACTTGTGTGTaagcttttatattttatttatttacctgaATAAATAcgcattattttttattttttccatggatgatgAACGTCGTAAAAAAAAATCGTAGTAGTTGCCATGAATAATGGCTTTTCTTCCTGTCTATATCATCTTGGCTTTCTTTCCACTTTGATATTGTACAAATCGGTGTATGGGTGGTTAAGTTAGAAACATTTAAGTAATTTTATGtgagttcaatttttgtattgattttgttCTTTTACTTGTGACCAACTTAGTTGAAAAACTGGAAatcattttgaaaataaatagcaaatatatattataatcacatttttatattttgtttaaaatctTTATATAAAAAAGCTTAAACTACTACTTAAAATAAGAAATCTCCATAAATTTCtccctttaaaaaaatattttttaaaatatcaatcatttaaaagagaatatattttataaatatatatttcccTTACCTctttttgtttattgttttttgGTAATATACGTTTTTCCATGCTTGAGTTTGAGAGCCATGAAGCAATCTTAATACTCTACGTGCATTATAATGTATTTTGTCAGATTTCGATAACTGTGTACTTTTTTGGTACAATTATtgctatttttgtttcttttttgcttttttatGCTGTCATGTCGTTAGTTCCTTGAAAATTCCAACTTACAAGGGAGAGACAAAGAAAACGACAACAATGACCTCAAAGCTTATAACGTAGACCTACTTATGTCATTCTTTGCTCAATTGTGTTATCATAGTGCATCGTCTTTTCACTTCCTATACAAAAGTCTCCCTGCACCTTAtcttaatttatcataattttcgTTATTTTTTTTCTGTGAACAGGTGGTCTTTAATCGCCAGTCACTTACCAGGGCGAACAGACAACGAAATAAAGAACTACTGGAACTCTCATttgagtacaaaaatgtattgctTCAGAAGGCTATCCAATCAAAGTTTACCCGTGATTCTGAACGTGACCGAGCGCAAAGGCGGTCGAAAGGGAATGAAGGATAACCAAGGCCACAGTACCAAGAAAGAAAATAATGGCAATTCTTCATCAAATAAGCCTATGGAGGTTTTTATTGATGAAGTTGTGCCATTTCCTTCTACTCCATCCTTAGAAAAAGAAACCTTCCCCTCTGCTGTAGAAGATAGCATGCACCTGGATCCCTATGAAGAAGATAATGAGAGAAGGATCGGTGTTATGCCCGGTTCTTGTCAACACACTGGGGATGGGGATGGATATGTAGAGAATTCAATGCTATGCCCTACGGCTACTGTTAGCGTTGTTGAGAAAGAGACTGATATTTTCTCACTATTCGAAAGTAATGAAAGCAGCGGGATGCTCTGTTTTGACAACATCTTGGACAATGAATTGCTACAAACAAATGGCGATTCCACGTTATCCCAGTGGGGATTGAACCAAGTCTCTGTCGACCTGGAGAACAGTGGAGATCTGTGTCCAAACAGACCAGCAGCTATTAACAAGCAAGTAGAGAGTGGCGACTGTGGGACTGGGGATTTGACTACCTATTTCTGCACAACATCATGCTTCTTTGATGATTGTGAAGTCGAAAATATTCTGGATTGGGACTGGGAAAGGAACGAACTTTGGGATGAGAAGGAGTGCATTATGCCATCTTGGCTGTGGGAGCTCGATTACAATGACAAAGACGATAGACTTACATTGGAAAATAATGACCTTGAGTTGCATGGCTCCGCAGTTGCTTGACTATATGTCTCCTAATGCGTCGCTGTTGTGTGTTTTCACTTAGATGTGAACAGAAACAGCTTTTTTCTGTCGTTCTTTCCTATTCCGTTCAGtatggaaagaaaaataaaaataaaatcgaggGTGAAAAACACTAGTTGAAGGATCATATTCACGAACCTTCAacttgtattaaaaataaaatcgaggGTGAAAAACACTAGTTGAAGGATCATATTCACGAACCTTCAACTTGTATTACTCTTACCATCTTTGCAGGTTGCAACAAATCTATCACATTCGTTGcgtaattttgtattttttgtttcttctctTACCCATTGGTTCTGACACCATTAAGTACTGAAACTTTAATGTTGCAATTAAGTAACTTTGGCCAAGGTAGACAGAACAAGGATTGTATGCATTTGAACATTCCAAGAATGGCGTACGGGCAAGGCAAGGTTGAGTTGATAAGCAGCAGTTTTGTAGGGAAAGGTACTTCAATTTTAGCATGTCTAGGTACTCTAAGTGGCTTGAATATAAAGCACATTTCCCCGGACCATGTTCTTTAATATGAGACACCCAGATGATATCGTCACCATAGCCTTTTCAGGATTTCGGTATTAAAGGGCCgaaataaaattttgaactaaatataaaaaaattatttaaaaagaagttgataaatgaaaggGAGTCAAagtgataaaatttcttttaagcaAGGGGCCAAAGCTGATGCCTCTCCTGCCTGTTACTTTTGGATCAacttatttcaataaataaataaccgTTTAACATGTTTGAGAATGCCTTTAAGAAAGTGACATATCTTAAACCAAATTTTCTTCCTATTACTTTTGATTTGAGTGATCATGACTCCAACGACTTAAAATAAAAGGTTACTTTCTACATAAATGCCGAAAACGTATTTTATAGGGTATGTTTTTAATGATGTGGAAGAGAAAATATGCCATGTAGAATGCATTTTTcttaatataatttgtattacaTCTTAAATGTACACTTATTTATAATATACCAAATAAATCTATTAAATTGGTTTGCTTTGTAACATATCATATTGTgagtttaaaatttacaattatttcTGTTACTTTTCATTCAAGGTTTTTTTTCCGTTGATTTGTTAGATATAATATTTTGACAAAGTAAAGAATTGATCAGAAGCTTCCCAATTTCGAATTAAAACTTTGGCTTGCATATTATAATATATCTTACTTGAAGAAGTACTAATAACTTacactttataaaaaaaatttaatgaataaatgaataagttAGCGTTTTAATTATTTCTTCTCCTCAATGCTCCCGGGTTGTGTGGACATGTTGGCTTAGTATGCCCTGGGTTCCTACAGTATGTGCATAACTTCGGTGTGTCTCTCTGCTCTTGAATATCCATATTTTCTCATATCTAAGTTGAGTTCGGTCAACCTTTCGACTTGCGCTGTGAGTTCTTATCTAATACCAACTTGAAAGAAGCGTGTGAGGTAGCCTTTGTGGCGATCTATGAAAAGGAAGCATTTGTAGCGATTTATGaaaaaggaagcctttgtggcgatttatgaaaaaggaagcctttgtggcgattTATGAAAAAGAAGCCTTTATGGCGATCTATGAAAAAGAAGCATTTGTGGCGCACTTTAAAAAATGGCTTTTGTGGCAACCATCCGAAGGAAACATGTAACACCCACTACCCGTATCCactgccggaatagggtacgaggtattaccggagtttactgaacatttttagataattctgagtcatttattattcatattttgaaaataatcataacgtctttctattgggccctcgaagccccaaacatacattagaaaccaaccggaattaaatcgggatcatagaaaaaaaatttcgcaaaatcttaaattttattttcatctaagtacttactatttcaatgctccttataattaaacatgttaccattcaatcaatagcttggcacttgtctaagcgtcaaacaacatcattgttagtatacttgacacttgtctaagcgtcaaacaacatcattgttagtatacttgcacatatttcatctaaattcaacattgatatacttattttctcgacatatcgcacttgagtttaataa
It includes:
- the LOC107923653 gene encoding transcription factor MYB7 isoform X1, with the protein product MGRAPCCEKVGLKKGRWTAEEDEILTKYIQTHGEGSWRSLPKNAGIYNQTFFLHFFCYSVMLMFLGCISIVYGSTFQGLLRCGKSCRLRWANYLRADLKRGNFTGEEDELIIKLHQSLGNRWSLIASHLPGRTDNEIKNYWNSHLSTKMYCFRRLSNQSLPVILNVTERKGGRKGMKDNQGHSTKKENNGNSSSNKPMEVFIDEVVPFPSTPSLEKETFPSAVEDSMHLDPYEEDNERRIGVMPGSCQHTGDGDGYVENSMLCPTATVSVVEKETDIFSLFESNESSGMLCFDNILDNELLQTNGDSTLSQWGLNQVSVDLENSGDLCPNRPAAINKQVESGDCGTGDLTTYFCTTSCFFDDCEVENILDWDWERNELWDEKECIMPSWLWELDYNDKDDRLTLENNDLELHGSAVA
- the LOC107923653 gene encoding transcription factor MYB7 isoform X2, translating into MGRAPCCEKVGLKKGRWTAEEDEILTKYIQTHGEGSWRSLPKNAGLLRCGKSCRLRWANYLRADLKRGNFTGEEDELIIKLHQSLGNRWSLIASHLPGRTDNEIKNYWNSHLSTKMYCFRRLSNQSLPVILNVTERKGGRKGMKDNQGHSTKKENNGNSSSNKPMEVFIDEVVPFPSTPSLEKETFPSAVEDSMHLDPYEEDNERRIGVMPGSCQHTGDGDGYVENSMLCPTATVSVVEKETDIFSLFESNESSGMLCFDNILDNELLQTNGDSTLSQWGLNQVSVDLENSGDLCPNRPAAINKQVESGDCGTGDLTTYFCTTSCFFDDCEVENILDWDWERNELWDEKECIMPSWLWELDYNDKDDRLTLENNDLELHGSAVA